A region of Thiofilum sp. DNA encodes the following proteins:
- a CDS encoding GntP family permease yields the protein MMGLLGVLLALGLLIWLAYKGMSILVLAPAMALFATLFAVGTPLLATYTQVFMSSLGQFMVQYFPLFLLGALFGKLMEDSGAAESIAQGMVQRLGSKHSLLAVVLACAVLTYGGVSLFVVAFAIYPIAAALFRQADIPKRLIPATIALGAFTFTMTALPGTPAIQNAIPMPFFGTTPFAAPGLGIITALVMFGLGQWWLNRQAALARAQGEGYGQHSEPQSVEQRDAALLPAFYLALLPIMVVIALNYLVSTYWIPAMDTGYLSEARYGATQVEAVRGVWSIIVSLTLASLLILVLFWSRFQTVMKSIAQGANDSVLPIFNTASLVGFGAVIAALPAFELIKTFVDNIGSGNPLISLAIVTNILAGITGSASGGMSIALQTLGTDYLQLAQTLGISPELLHRVTTVATGGLDSLPHNGAVVTLLAICGLTHQQAYKDIFMVAVLFPIIALILLIILGTLFGSF from the coding sequence ATGATGGGTTTACTAGGCGTATTATTAGCATTAGGGCTACTCATTTGGCTGGCTTATAAAGGCATGAGTATTTTAGTTTTAGCACCTGCCATGGCCTTATTTGCCACACTCTTTGCCGTAGGTACTCCGTTATTAGCTACCTATACGCAAGTTTTTATGTCCTCTTTAGGGCAATTTATGGTGCAATACTTTCCTCTATTTTTATTGGGCGCTTTATTTGGCAAGCTAATGGAAGATAGTGGAGCCGCTGAATCAATTGCTCAAGGTATGGTGCAACGCTTAGGTTCTAAGCACTCTTTATTAGCGGTGGTATTAGCCTGTGCGGTACTCACTTATGGAGGTGTATCGCTCTTTGTGGTCGCCTTTGCTATTTACCCTATAGCCGCAGCACTCTTTCGCCAAGCAGACATTCCTAAACGCTTGATACCCGCCACCATTGCGCTAGGCGCTTTTACCTTTACTATGACCGCATTACCCGGAACACCTGCAATTCAAAATGCTATTCCTATGCCATTTTTTGGTACAACACCTTTTGCCGCCCCCGGATTAGGCATTATCACTGCCTTAGTCATGTTCGGCTTAGGCCAATGGTGGCTCAATCGTCAAGCCGCTTTAGCACGCGCTCAAGGTGAGGGTTATGGACAACACTCAGAGCCTCAATCGGTTGAACAGCGCGATGCTGCACTCTTACCTGCGTTCTACCTTGCTTTACTGCCTATTATGGTAGTGATTGCATTAAACTACTTAGTGAGCACCTATTGGATACCCGCCATGGATACTGGCTATCTTAGTGAGGCACGTTATGGTGCTACTCAAGTAGAAGCGGTGCGCGGCGTTTGGTCTATTATTGTATCGCTCACACTCGCTAGTCTATTAATCCTAGTGCTTTTTTGGTCGCGCTTTCAGACCGTTATGAAATCCATTGCACAAGGAGCTAATGATTCCGTCTTGCCTATTTTTAATACGGCTAGCTTAGTCGGTTTTGGTGCAGTGATTGCGGCATTACCTGCCTTTGAATTGATTAAAACCTTTGTAGACAATATCGGTTCGGGTAATCCCCTCATCTCCTTGGCTATTGTCACCAATATTTTAGCTGGTATCACGGGATCAGCTTCGGGTGGAATGAGTATTGCGCTCCAAACACTAGGTACTGACTATTTACAATTAGCACAAACTTTAGGCATTAGCCCCGAACTATTACACCGTGTCACTACGGTTGCTACAGGGGGGCTGGACAGCTTACCGCATAATGGCGCAGTGGTCACTTTATTAGCTATTTGTGGTCTCACACATCAGCAAGCCTATAAAGACATTTTTATGGTTGCTGTTTTATTCCCCATTATTGCATTGATTTTATTAATTATACTGGGAACGCTGTTTGGTTCTTTTTAA
- a CDS encoding patatin-like phospholipase family protein yields the protein MAQKTIELALQGGGAHGALTWGVLDRLLEESELTIEGVSGTSAGAMNAVVLADGLEAGGREGARQALSEFWSNVSKAALNSPIQRDFWSRLSGTWSLANSLGYILSDHLSRMYSPYQLNPLNINPLRDLVSTIIDFERVNTCRAIKIFVTATNVRTGRPKIFRQPDINADTLMASAALPSMFQAVEIEGEAYWDGGYTGNPALFPLVDECAARDLVLVQINPFVRPDVPKTAHDILNRLNEITFNNSLLKELRMILLLRDFIEQAGIEDQRYREMRLHNIHGDQALLDLEASSKLNAEWAYLSYLRDKGRQLADQWLAQTWDDLGVRSTFEPDWLTQDTVQSFTGSNATTKGVSL from the coding sequence ATGGCTCAAAAAACGATTGAACTTGCCTTACAAGGTGGTGGTGCTCATGGTGCATTGACTTGGGGGGTACTAGACCGTCTCTTAGAAGAGTCTGAATTGACCATTGAGGGTGTTAGCGGAACCAGTGCTGGCGCTATGAACGCAGTAGTACTGGCTGATGGATTAGAAGCTGGAGGACGAGAAGGAGCACGGCAAGCGCTGAGCGAGTTTTGGAGTAATGTTAGTAAAGCCGCTCTCAACAGCCCTATTCAACGCGACTTTTGGTCTCGCTTAAGTGGCACTTGGAGCTTAGCAAACTCGTTAGGCTATATCTTATCAGATCATCTGTCGCGCATGTATTCACCCTACCAACTTAATCCACTAAATATCAATCCTTTACGTGACTTAGTGAGCACTATTATAGATTTTGAGCGTGTCAATACCTGTCGTGCTATTAAAATTTTTGTGACCGCTACAAATGTCCGCACGGGACGTCCTAAAATATTCCGCCAACCAGACATTAATGCCGATACGCTGATGGCTTCTGCTGCGCTGCCCTCTATGTTTCAGGCCGTTGAGATTGAAGGAGAAGCTTATTGGGACGGTGGCTATACCGGTAATCCTGCTCTATTTCCTTTAGTTGATGAGTGCGCGGCCCGCGATTTAGTATTAGTGCAAATTAACCCGTTTGTGCGGCCAGATGTACCTAAAACCGCTCACGATATTCTCAATCGCCTCAATGAAATTACGTTTAATAATAGTTTATTGAAAGAACTAAGGATGATCTTGCTACTCCGTGATTTTATTGAGCAGGCGGGTATTGAAGACCAACGCTATCGTGAAATGCGCCTACATAATATTCATGGGGATCAGGCTTTATTAGATTTAGAGGCTTCTAGTAAGCTCAATGCTGAGTGGGCTTATTTAAGCTATTTACGCGATAAAGGACGCCAACTGGCGGATCAGTGGCTGGCTCAAACGTGGGATGACTTAGGTGTGCGTTCGACTTTTGAACCTGATTGGCTAACTCAAGATACCGTACAATCTTTTACTGGCTCTAATGCTACCACCAAAGGAGTGAGTCTATGA
- the hemB gene encoding porphobilinogen synthase yields MTSYLGMYPYTRKRRMRRDDFSRRLMCENVLTSNDLIWPVFVLEGNNRREAIASMPGVERLSIDLMVEQAVEAHDLGIPVMALFPVTPQEAKSERAEEAWNPEGLAQRAVRAIKQAVPELGVMTDVALDPFTTHGQDGLMDESGYILNDETVRALVKQALSHAEAGADIVAPSDMMDGRIGEIRDVLEQHGHLNTRIMAYSAKYASSFYGPFRDAVGSASNLKGGNKYSYQMDPANSNEALHEVALDLQEGADMVMVKPGMPYLDIVRRVKDEFKVPTYVYQVSGEYAMLKAAGINGWINEKACVLESLLGMKRAGADGILTYFAKDVAQWLKA; encoded by the coding sequence ATGACTTCATATTTGGGAATGTATCCGTATACCCGTAAGCGTCGTATGCGTAGAGATGATTTTTCACGGCGTTTAATGTGTGAAAATGTATTAACTAGCAATGACTTAATTTGGCCAGTCTTCGTGTTAGAGGGCAATAATCGGCGTGAAGCAATTGCTTCTATGCCCGGCGTGGAGCGCTTAAGTATTGATCTGATGGTGGAGCAGGCAGTAGAGGCACATGACTTGGGTATTCCCGTGATGGCTTTATTTCCGGTCACACCCCAAGAAGCCAAGTCCGAGCGTGCTGAGGAGGCATGGAATCCCGAAGGTTTAGCGCAACGTGCCGTGCGTGCGATTAAACAAGCAGTGCCTGAACTAGGTGTTATGACTGATGTAGCTTTAGATCCGTTCACTACACACGGTCAAGACGGTTTGATGGATGAGTCGGGTTATATTCTCAATGATGAAACCGTCAGAGCTTTAGTCAAACAAGCCTTATCCCATGCCGAGGCTGGTGCGGATATTGTGGCTCCCTCCGATATGATGGATGGGCGTATTGGTGAAATTCGTGATGTATTAGAGCAACACGGTCATCTTAATACGCGCATTATGGCGTATTCGGCTAAATATGCATCGAGTTTTTATGGTCCATTTCGTGATGCAGTCGGTTCAGCAAGTAATTTGAAAGGTGGCAATAAGTACAGCTACCAAATGGATCCAGCGAATAGTAATGAAGCACTGCACGAAGTCGCTTTAGACCTGCAAGAAGGCGCGGATATGGTGATGGTTAAACCCGGAATGCCGTATTTGGACATTGTGCGTCGCGTAAAAGATGAGTTTAAGGTTCCAACTTATGTATATCAGGTCAGTGGTGAATACGCCATGCTCAAAGCAGCTGGTATCAATGGTTGGATTAATGAAAAAGCGTGTGTACTGGAGTCACTACTAGGTATGAAGCGAGCGGGGGCGGATGGTATTTTGACCTATTTTGCTAAAGACGTGGCTCAGTGGTTGAAAGCATAA